The DNA sequence TCCCGATGACATGGGCCATGCGTTTCATGGGCGCTGTTCCTTCGCGTTAAGGTCGTAAAAGCGGGCGGCTGTCTGCCCAAAGACCTGAGCGCGATCGGCATCGGACAGGTCCGCGCACAGGGTCTGCGCGACCTGCAGCCAGTCGGCATAGGTGCCCGCAAGCTCCAGCACCGGCCAGTCGCTACCCCACATCAGCCGTTCGGGGCCGAATGCCCGCAGGACATGGTCGAAGACCGGGCGCAGGGTGTCTGCGGACCAGCCGGGCCCGAATTCGTTGGCCAGCCCCGACAGCTTGCAGAACACCTGCGGATGGGCGGCCAGGGCGTCGATGCCCCGGCGCCAGTCCGGTTCGGGGTCCGTGCCGTCAAAGACGGGCTTGGCGCAGTGATCGATCACGATGGGCAGGGACGGCACCCGCCCGGCCAATTCCTCGATGACCGGCAGATGGCAGGGCGTGA is a window from the Paracoccus marcusii genome containing:
- a CDS encoding amidohydrolase family protein; translation: MIIDAHQHFWRIARGDYGWMTDQVAPIRRDILPADLEPLARTAGVTGTVLVQAAPTLDETQFLLEMADRSPLIRGVVGWIDLTGDVAAQLSRIAHPALRGIRPMLQDIDDTRWILQDGVVDALRQVAGAGLRLDALITPCHLPVIEELAGRVPSLPIVIDHCAKPVFDGTDPEPDWRRGIDALAAHPQVFCKLSGLANEFGPGWSADTLRPVFDHVLRAFGPERLMWGSDWPVLELAGTYADWLQVAQTLCADLSDADRAQVFGQTAARFYDLNAKEQRP